One region of Streptomyces subrutilus genomic DNA includes:
- a CDS encoding galactokinase produces MWSAPYAFHLGSPGLVAAAGWPTAAAAAPRTDGMVRLSSLGHPADSCDLPLNLSEPPPAAPAWAVRPYTVLRALARAGFGRGGTDLHVQGSLTAAAGLATAEPADCAVALAVADVHTADGELPDRAHLARLLAAALPDGDDTLRRAVLFARQGKALLLGAEPRRRQRYVPFDPAATGARLVLVAVRGEAADRPAELARAVACARRAGALSAWPPGPEPGRSALVMLPEARLAAVRAAVAQDFRDRRRPVPRFLNISVAGAARREE; encoded by the coding sequence GTGTGGAGTGCGCCGTACGCCTTCCACCTCGGGTCCCCCGGCCTGGTCGCGGCGGCCGGCTGGCCGACCGCCGCCGCCGCGGCCCCGCGCACCGACGGCATGGTCCGGCTCAGCTCGCTCGGGCACCCCGCGGACAGCTGCGACCTGCCGCTGAACCTGTCCGAGCCGCCGCCCGCCGCCCCCGCCTGGGCGGTCCGGCCGTACACCGTGCTGCGGGCCCTGGCCCGGGCCGGCTTCGGCCGCGGCGGGACGGACCTGCACGTGCAGGGCTCGCTCACGGCCGCCGCCGGGTTGGCCACCGCGGAGCCGGCCGACTGTGCCGTGGCCCTGGCGGTGGCCGACGTACACACGGCGGACGGCGAACTGCCGGACCGCGCACACCTGGCCCGGCTGCTGGCCGCGGCGCTGCCGGACGGGGACGACACCCTGCGCCGTGCGGTGCTCTTCGCCCGGCAGGGCAAGGCCCTGCTGCTGGGGGCGGAGCCCCGGCGGCGGCAGCGGTACGTCCCCTTCGATCCGGCGGCCACCGGGGCTCGGCTGGTGCTGGTGGCCGTGCGCGGCGAGGCCGCGGACCGCCCGGCGGAGCTGGCGCGGGCGGTGGCCTGCGCCCGCCGGGCCGGGGCCCTGAGCGCCTGGCCGCCGGGGCCGGAGCCGGGCCGCAGCGCCCTGGTGATGCTGCCCGAGGCGCGGCTGGCGGCCGTGCGCGCCGCGGTCGCGCAGGACTTCCGCGACCGGCGGCGGCCCGTGCCGCGCTTCCTGAACATCTCCGTCGCCGGCGCGGCCCGGCGCGAGGAATGA
- a CDS encoding class I SAM-dependent methyltransferase, with protein sequence MTPLPIPRVPWTSAVLLAALGAGTVRAGRRLRAVPVLPAAPSAAAGVPRAAGWRLLTARGVEADAATFLSACAHAEREGLRVLDLLPADLPAERALGLLRLVDPARYQADRLGEGRGAGFAVLAAEEVLARAGVDPDGPRPGPAELLALTRRLKEYAAGATGLAIAPALSCGPQPETTGPARAAELRAHGLPPGALAAAQLAGLALLAGAVVRQGRWGAAAAGLYWLQPYLALGGPGSPLRPADLARATAARPVRSLGAAVRTAAAARRGGGGEPVSGRAAAYRADLAAGTDRFFEARRPDCPWCGSGRLAVRVRVPDLLQGKPGRFALERCQDCGHVFQNPRLSPEGLEFYYRDFYDGRGGEGAGTVFGRLGPSYRARAEMLRGHVGGAGPESWLDVGTGHGHFCNAAREVWPGTRFDGLDMGDGILEAERRGWVETGYQGQFPEFASKLAGRYEVVSMYHYLEHTRDPLAELDTAAAALAPGGFLTVEVPDPESRMADLLGGAWLPWFQPQHQHLVPAANLREALADRGFTVLVEEHGAAHQGNDFFGAVALTAARLAPDPDRPWGPPATPRARARASLVRTAALPCFAAAAALDTLRSTAARLTDGGNAYRVLARKDTP encoded by the coding sequence ATGACGCCACTCCCGATCCCCCGGGTCCCGTGGACCTCGGCGGTGCTGCTGGCCGCGCTCGGCGCCGGCACCGTCCGGGCCGGCCGCAGGCTGCGGGCGGTGCCGGTGCTGCCGGCCGCCCCGTCCGCGGCGGCCGGCGTGCCGCGGGCCGCCGGGTGGCGGCTGCTCACCGCCCGGGGGGTCGAGGCGGACGCGGCCACCTTCCTCTCCGCCTGCGCGCACGCCGAACGGGAGGGGCTGCGGGTCCTGGACCTGCTGCCGGCGGACCTGCCCGCCGAGCGGGCCCTCGGGCTGCTGCGCCTGGTCGACCCCGCCCGCTACCAGGCGGACCGGCTCGGCGAGGGGCGCGGCGCCGGGTTCGCCGTACTGGCCGCCGAGGAGGTCCTCGCGCGGGCCGGGGTGGATCCGGACGGGCCGCGCCCCGGCCCGGCCGAACTGCTCGCGCTGACCCGCCGCCTGAAGGAGTACGCGGCCGGGGCCACCGGCCTGGCCATCGCCCCGGCGCTGAGCTGCGGGCCGCAGCCCGAGACGACCGGTCCCGCGCGGGCCGCCGAGCTGCGGGCGCACGGGCTGCCGCCGGGGGCGCTGGCCGCGGCCCAGCTCGCCGGCCTGGCGCTGCTGGCCGGCGCCGTCGTACGCCAGGGCCGGTGGGGGGCCGCCGCGGCCGGGCTGTACTGGCTCCAGCCGTACCTGGCGCTCGGCGGGCCGGGCTCCCCGCTGCGCCCGGCCGATCTGGCCCGGGCCACCGCCGCCCGTCCGGTACGCTCCCTCGGCGCGGCCGTGCGTACGGCCGCGGCGGCCCGCCGGGGCGGGGGCGGGGAGCCGGTGTCCGGCCGGGCCGCCGCCTACCGGGCCGACCTGGCCGCGGGGACCGACCGCTTCTTCGAGGCGCGCCGCCCGGACTGTCCGTGGTGCGGGAGCGGGCGGCTCGCCGTCCGGGTCCGGGTGCCGGACCTGCTCCAGGGCAAGCCCGGCCGGTTCGCGCTGGAGCGCTGCCAGGACTGCGGGCACGTCTTCCAGAACCCCCGGCTGAGCCCGGAGGGGCTGGAGTTCTACTACCGCGACTTCTACGACGGGCGGGGCGGCGAGGGCGCGGGAACGGTCTTCGGACGGCTGGGCCCCTCCTACCGGGCGCGCGCCGAAATGCTCCGCGGGCATGTGGGCGGGGCCGGACCGGAGTCCTGGCTGGATGTGGGCACCGGGCACGGGCACTTCTGCAACGCGGCGCGCGAGGTCTGGCCGGGGACCCGGTTCGACGGGCTGGACATGGGCGACGGGATCCTCGAGGCGGAGCGCCGCGGGTGGGTGGAGACCGGATACCAGGGCCAGTTCCCGGAATTCGCCTCGAAGCTGGCGGGCCGGTACGAGGTGGTCAGCATGTACCACTACCTGGAGCACACCCGGGATCCGCTGGCCGAGCTGGACACGGCGGCCGCCGCCTTGGCCCCCGGCGGGTTCCTGACCGTCGAGGTGCCCGATCCGGAGTCGCGCATGGCCGATCTGCTGGGCGGGGCGTGGCTGCCGTGGTTCCAGCCGCAGCACCAGCACCTGGTCCCGGCCGCGAACCTGCGCGAGGCGCTGGCCGACCGGGGGTTCACCGTGCTCGTCGAGGAGCACGGGGCGGCCCACCAGGGCAACGACTTCTTCGGCGCGGTGGCCCTGACCGCCGCGCGGCTGGCCCCGGACCCGGACCGCCCGTGGGGTCCCCCGGCCACCCCCCGCGCCCGGGCCCGCGCGAGCCTCGTCCGCACGGCGGCACTGCCGTGCTTCGCCGCCGCGGCCGCCCTCGACACCCTGCGCTCGACGGCAGCCCGCCTCACGGACGGCGGAAACGCCTACCGCGTCCTGGCCCGCAAGGACACCCCATGA
- a CDS encoding glycosyltransferase, translating to MRVLFTVPPLAGHVNPTVAVGAELAARGHDIAWAGPSAALARMLPAQARILPAGEEAGGGYTALHARWRDLRGVAALRFLWEEALVPLARAMVPGVADAVRAFEPDVLVADQQALAGPLVAERLGIPWATSASTSAELTRPFADFPKVGEWVAEQIGGLVAEFGAVSSGWDPRFSDRLVLVFSTPELVGPAQVFPPHYAFVGPAFGARPAAPAFPWQRLDPARRRVLVSLGTLNQEAGGRFYRAVLGAAEHLAEDVQLVLAAPAALIGSVPDHLLSQERVPQLELLPHLDAVVCHGGHNTVCEALAFGLPLVVAPIRDDQPIVARQVVDAGAGVRLRFGRTRAEELRDALTAVLDEPGPRRSARRIQASFAAAGGAAAAADRLEKLR from the coding sequence ATGAGGGTGCTGTTCACGGTTCCGCCGCTTGCGGGACACGTCAATCCGACAGTGGCCGTCGGCGCCGAACTCGCCGCCCGGGGCCACGACATCGCCTGGGCCGGGCCCTCCGCGGCGCTGGCCCGGATGCTGCCCGCGCAGGCCCGGATCCTGCCGGCCGGGGAGGAGGCGGGCGGCGGCTATACGGCGCTGCACGCGCGCTGGCGCGATCTGCGCGGGGTCGCGGCGCTGCGGTTCCTGTGGGAGGAGGCCCTGGTGCCGCTCGCGCGGGCGATGGTGCCGGGGGTGGCCGACGCCGTCCGCGCCTTCGAGCCGGACGTGCTGGTCGCCGACCAGCAGGCCCTGGCCGGACCGCTGGTGGCCGAGCGGCTCGGGATCCCCTGGGCCACCTCCGCCAGCACCTCGGCCGAACTCACGCGTCCCTTCGCGGACTTCCCGAAGGTCGGGGAGTGGGTTGCGGAGCAGATCGGCGGGCTGGTCGCCGAGTTCGGCGCGGTGTCCTCCGGCTGGGATCCGCGCTTCTCCGACCGGCTCGTCCTGGTCTTCTCCACCCCCGAACTCGTCGGCCCGGCGCAGGTGTTCCCACCGCACTACGCCTTCGTCGGCCCGGCCTTCGGAGCCCGGCCGGCCGCTCCGGCATTCCCCTGGCAGCGGCTCGACCCGGCGCGCCGCCGGGTGCTGGTGTCGCTGGGCACCCTCAACCAGGAGGCCGGCGGCCGGTTCTACCGGGCAGTGCTCGGGGCCGCCGAACACCTCGCGGAGGACGTGCAGCTGGTGCTCGCGGCCCCCGCCGCACTGATCGGGTCCGTGCCGGACCACCTGCTGTCGCAGGAGCGCGTCCCGCAGCTGGAGCTGCTGCCCCACCTGGACGCGGTGGTCTGCCACGGCGGCCACAACACCGTCTGCGAAGCCCTCGCGTTCGGGCTGCCGCTGGTGGTCGCGCCGATCCGCGACGACCAGCCGATCGTGGCCCGCCAGGTCGTGGACGCCGGGGCCGGGGTACGGCTGCGGTTCGGCCGGACCCGGGCCGAGGAACTGCGCGACGCCCTCACGGCCGTGCTGGACGAGCCCGGCCCCCGCCGGTCCGCCCGGCGCATACAGGCCTCATTCGCCGCGGCGGGCGGAGCCGCCGCCGCGGCCGACCGGTTGGAGAAGCTGCGATGA
- a CDS encoding alpha/beta fold hydrolase produces the protein MAFVHANSLRFHVQRLPATAEAARPDRPVVVFLHGLAVDNLSSFYCPLAVPVARAGHEAVLYDLRGHGRTERPAAGYDSRTAVRDLFALLGALGLGDRPAHLVGNSYGGTLALHAALARPGLVSALTLLEPPLSGAWVENMVDTLSAAALSLEDSPVPAELRTLRLRKAANLTAIADDLLNRTTLIDDMAAGRTFTPADYARLRCPLLIVCGEHSELVPGARELARHAPDGVLRILPGLGHDVLKETSGALREAVLAHLDASAARAARKSSGMRMGALVP, from the coding sequence ATGGCCTTCGTCCACGCCAACTCGCTGCGCTTCCACGTCCAGCGGCTTCCGGCCACCGCGGAAGCCGCCCGCCCCGACCGGCCCGTGGTGGTCTTCCTGCACGGCCTGGCCGTCGACAACCTGTCCTCCTTCTACTGCCCGCTGGCGGTGCCGGTGGCCCGGGCCGGGCACGAGGCCGTCCTGTACGACCTGCGCGGCCACGGCCGCACGGAGCGGCCGGCCGCCGGCTACGACAGCCGCACCGCCGTACGGGACCTGTTCGCGCTGCTCGGCGCGCTGGGCCTCGGCGACCGGCCGGCGCACCTGGTCGGCAACAGCTACGGGGGCACGCTCGCCCTGCACGCGGCGCTGGCCCGGCCCGGCCTCGTCTCGGCGCTGACCCTCCTGGAGCCCCCGCTGAGCGGGGCCTGGGTGGAGAACATGGTGGACACCCTGTCGGCCGCCGCGCTCAGCCTGGAGGACAGTCCGGTCCCGGCCGAACTGCGCACCCTGCGGCTGCGCAAGGCCGCGAACCTCACGGCGATCGCCGACGACCTGCTCAACCGCACCACCCTGATCGACGACATGGCGGCGGGCCGCACCTTCACCCCGGCCGACTACGCGCGGCTGCGCTGCCCGCTGCTGATCGTGTGCGGCGAGCACTCCGAACTGGTGCCGGGCGCACGGGAACTGGCCCGGCACGCGCCGGACGGGGTCCTGCGGATCCTGCCGGGGCTGGGGCACGACGTGCTCAAGGAGACCAGCGGGGCGCTGCGGGAGGCCGTACTGGCCCATCTCGACGCGTCGGCGGCCCGGGCGGCACGGAAGTCGTCCGGGATGCGGATGGGAGCGCTGGTCCCATGA
- a CDS encoding acyl carrier protein, which yields MAPDILAEITGMLVEIVGDDYLLADEVTMKTTFNEDLALESVEFVALAELLHHRYGAEVDLMEFLAEKDMDAILAMSVGDLVTHIGRITHASLARSAASPAGSAG from the coding sequence ATGGCACCTGACATCCTCGCCGAGATCACCGGAATGCTCGTGGAGATCGTCGGCGACGACTACCTGCTCGCCGACGAGGTCACGATGAAGACGACGTTCAACGAGGATCTCGCCCTGGAGAGCGTCGAGTTCGTCGCCCTCGCCGAGCTGCTCCACCACCGCTACGGCGCCGAGGTGGACCTGATGGAGTTCCTGGCGGAGAAGGACATGGACGCCATCCTCGCCATGTCCGTGGGCGACCTCGTCACGCACATCGGCCGGATCACCCATGCCTCCCTCGCCCGCTCGGCGGCCTCCCCGGCCGGCTCGGCGGGCTGA
- a CDS encoding type I polyketide synthase, giving the protein MSERQRRGPRPTDAAIVGMGAVFPGAGDLAAYRRNLLAGTDSIGDVPPGRWDPEVYYDPAAAAGPAAGDRFYCRRGGFVDGLAAFDPTRFGIMPAAVEGAEPDQMLALHATAEALADAGGEDRLPADRSRIGVVLGRGGFMGVATARLDQRVRTAHQLAQTLRELAPELGERRIAEVRSAFQEALGPERPDASIGLVPSFTAARTANRLDFRGPAYTLDAACASSLLAVDQAVGLLAGGRCDAVVAGAVHHCHIATLWSVFTQLRALSPSERIRPFDRRADGTLLSEGTGVVLLKRLADAERDGDRVYAVIRGTGVAGDGRAASLMSPLVAGQVRALERAWREAGLDPRAPGALGLLEAHGTGTPVGDAAELDTLAQVFGPPVAGHPGIGFGSVKSMLGHTMQASGMAGLIKAALAVHEGVLPPTLHLEEPHADLAATRMRPVTAAEPWERGPEPRRAGVNAFGFGGINAHVVLEEAPGAARPAAARRTVAGRGGRRFLPVGAPAAPVGAPARAGVLLLAGDSPAELSALLAAGPPVSGGDGPCRLAVFGPTPQRLALAAKAVARGRAWRGRGDVWFSPEPLGGRTAFLFPGLEPEFAPVVEDVAESLGAPAPRLTRGASLVERAVDAIATGRFFARVLPGLGIEADVLAGHSLGEWAAMVAAGLYPQEAADAFLASLRPGDLRVPDLVYAALGCGARRAEAALHGLDAVVVSHDNCPHQSVICGEPGQVAVALARLRGEGVLGQELPFRSGFHTPMWEPYLGQVRAAFARLPLRAGALPVWSATTCAAFPAEPGEVRELVVRHLLEPVRFRELTLRLYEEEGVRGFVTLGPGSLPGFVEDTLRDRPHLSVSTSSPRLTGLAALRRTCAALWAEGHAPRWDLLPEAEADAGPAGAGADPAGAGVGRAEAGTGPTEAGSGEAGSPEAGSGEAEAGARPADAAGAGPAGRARAAAGRAGAGPATRAGREGGSGVGPGTGAGSGRGVPLDLGSPLVRLGEAARASLGGLLTPPAAGTAPADPSAPRPVLLSALDAVLADTGAAAQSVADAWSAVRATGAATSPAAARLPAPDPGRAAAAGPTGTERLRLSLAALPYVRDHCVYLQPDGWPEDSDRFPVVPMTTMLELAAEAALRHAPPGLHVVGYEDVRALRWLAVEPAVDIEVAVRGDGPGRARVTLGAYASVVVLLGERYGRPPAPDTTPLRDPRPAPVSAEALYRDRWMFHGPRFAAVHEVRTVASDGIEGVLRALPDPGALLDAAGQLFGHWMQLRLPVDRLVFPATVDRIRFCGPPPAPQELVAATARIRDVRDTTVRGDLELRLAGGGVWARIEGWTYRRFGADERVWPMKFTPEVCGIGEPRPEGWCLARRRWTDPASQELVMRRYLGAAERAAYERLSPRARAPWLLGRIAAKDALRQLLWDGGAGPVFPAEVPIGNDPAGRPLADGPLTRGLRLSIAHKDRIAVALAHPGRAVGIDVEEVTADPDALVRIALGPQEVRLAERLAACEGTGLPAALTAVWCAKEAAAKAEGSGLGGRPRDWRVSEDPDSGALLVRSPDGHPHPVRTTLLATDPHPHVVAWTARAAAAPSPVPFHPTETRHGT; this is encoded by the coding sequence ATGAGTGAGCGGCAGCGGCGCGGCCCGCGGCCCACCGACGCGGCGATCGTCGGGATGGGCGCGGTGTTCCCCGGGGCCGGCGATCTGGCCGCCTACCGGCGCAATCTGCTCGCCGGCACGGACTCCATCGGCGACGTCCCGCCGGGGCGCTGGGACCCGGAGGTGTACTACGACCCGGCGGCCGCCGCCGGACCGGCGGCGGGCGACCGGTTCTACTGCCGGCGCGGCGGGTTCGTCGACGGCCTCGCCGCCTTCGACCCGACCCGGTTCGGGATCATGCCGGCCGCCGTGGAGGGGGCCGAGCCCGACCAGATGCTGGCCCTGCACGCGACGGCCGAGGCCCTCGCGGACGCGGGCGGCGAGGACCGGCTGCCGGCCGACCGGTCGCGGATCGGGGTGGTGCTGGGGCGCGGCGGGTTCATGGGCGTGGCCACCGCCCGGCTGGACCAACGGGTGCGCACCGCACACCAGTTGGCGCAGACCCTGCGGGAGCTGGCGCCGGAGCTCGGCGAGCGGCGGATCGCCGAGGTGCGCTCCGCCTTCCAGGAGGCGCTGGGCCCGGAGCGCCCGGACGCCTCGATCGGCCTGGTGCCGAGCTTCACGGCCGCCCGGACGGCGAACCGGCTGGACTTCCGCGGCCCCGCCTACACGCTGGACGCGGCCTGCGCCTCCTCGCTGCTGGCGGTGGACCAGGCGGTGGGGCTGCTCGCGGGCGGGCGCTGCGACGCGGTGGTCGCCGGAGCCGTGCACCACTGCCACATCGCGACGCTGTGGAGCGTGTTCACCCAGCTGCGGGCGCTGAGCCCGAGCGAGCGGATCCGGCCCTTCGACCGGCGGGCCGACGGGACCCTGCTCTCCGAGGGCACCGGGGTGGTGCTGCTCAAGCGGCTCGCGGACGCGGAGCGCGACGGCGACCGCGTCTACGCGGTGATCCGCGGTACGGGGGTGGCCGGCGACGGCCGGGCGGCGAGCCTGATGAGCCCCCTGGTCGCCGGTCAGGTACGGGCCCTGGAGCGGGCCTGGCGGGAGGCGGGGCTGGATCCGCGGGCCCCGGGCGCGCTGGGCCTGCTGGAGGCGCACGGCACGGGCACCCCCGTCGGGGACGCGGCCGAACTCGACACCCTGGCCCAGGTGTTCGGGCCGCCGGTGGCCGGGCACCCGGGGATCGGCTTCGGCTCCGTGAAGTCGATGCTCGGGCACACCATGCAGGCCTCCGGCATGGCCGGACTCATCAAGGCGGCCCTCGCCGTGCACGAGGGCGTGCTGCCGCCGACGCTGCACCTGGAGGAGCCGCACGCGGACCTGGCCGCGACGCGGATGCGGCCGGTGACCGCGGCGGAGCCGTGGGAGCGCGGGCCGGAGCCGCGCCGGGCCGGGGTCAACGCGTTCGGCTTCGGCGGGATCAACGCGCACGTGGTGCTGGAGGAGGCACCGGGGGCCGCCCGCCCGGCGGCAGCCCGCCGGACGGTCGCGGGCCGGGGGGGCCGCCGGTTCCTGCCCGTGGGAGCCCCGGCCGCGCCGGTGGGGGCGCCCGCGCGGGCCGGCGTACTGCTGCTGGCCGGGGACAGCCCGGCGGAACTGTCGGCCCTGCTGGCGGCGGGCCCGCCCGTGTCCGGGGGCGACGGCCCGTGCCGGCTCGCGGTGTTCGGGCCGACGCCCCAGCGGCTCGCGCTGGCCGCGAAGGCCGTGGCGCGCGGGCGGGCCTGGCGGGGGCGCGGCGACGTGTGGTTCAGCCCGGAACCCCTGGGCGGCCGGACGGCCTTCCTGTTCCCGGGCCTGGAACCGGAGTTCGCCCCCGTGGTCGAGGATGTCGCGGAGAGCCTGGGAGCGCCGGCGCCCCGGCTGACCCGGGGCGCGTCCCTGGTGGAACGAGCCGTGGACGCCATCGCCACGGGCCGGTTCTTCGCCCGGGTGCTGCCCGGCCTCGGCATCGAGGCCGATGTGCTGGCGGGCCACAGCCTGGGCGAGTGGGCGGCGATGGTGGCCGCCGGCCTGTATCCGCAGGAGGCGGCCGACGCCTTCCTGGCCTCGCTGCGGCCGGGCGACCTGCGGGTCCCGGACCTCGTGTACGCAGCCCTGGGCTGCGGCGCGCGGCGGGCGGAGGCCGCCCTGCACGGCCTGGACGCGGTGGTGGTCAGCCACGACAACTGCCCCCACCAGTCGGTGATCTGCGGGGAGCCGGGCCAAGTGGCGGTCGCCCTCGCACGGTTGCGCGGCGAGGGAGTGCTCGGTCAGGAGCTGCCGTTCCGTTCCGGCTTCCACACGCCCATGTGGGAGCCGTACCTCGGCCAGGTCCGCGCCGCCTTCGCCCGGCTGCCGCTGCGGGCGGGCGCCCTGCCCGTCTGGTCGGCCACCACGTGCGCGGCGTTCCCCGCGGAGCCCGGGGAGGTGCGGGAGCTGGTGGTCCGCCACCTCCTGGAGCCGGTCCGCTTCCGCGAGCTGACGCTGCGACTGTACGAGGAGGAGGGCGTGCGCGGCTTCGTCACGCTGGGCCCGGGCAGCCTGCCGGGCTTCGTCGAGGACACCCTGCGCGACCGCCCCCACCTGTCGGTGTCCACCTCCTCCCCCCGCCTCACGGGCCTGGCGGCCCTACGCCGCACCTGCGCCGCCCTCTGGGCAGAGGGCCACGCCCCGCGCTGGGACCTCCTGCCCGAAGCGGAAGCCGACGCGGGGCCGGCGGGGGCCGGCGCGGACCCGGCGGGGGCCGGTGTCGGCCGGGCCGAAGCCGGTACGGGCCCGACCGAGGCCGGTTCGGGCGAGGCTGGTTCGCCCGAGGCCGGTTCGGGCGAGGCCGAGGCCGGTGCCCGTCCGGCGGACGCCGCGGGTGCCGGGCCGGCGGGCCGTGCCCGTGCGGCCGCCGGCCGCGCCGGGGCGGGTCCCGCGACGCGGGCCGGCCGCGAAGGCGGCTCCGGCGTCGGGCCCGGCACCGGAGCCGGATCCGGTCGTGGTGTGCCGCTGGACCTCGGTTCTCCGTTGGTCCGGCTGGGCGAGGCGGCCCGGGCCTCTCTGGGCGGCCTGCTGACTCCGCCGGCAGCGGGGACGGCTCCGGCCGACCCGTCGGCCCCCCGCCCGGTCCTGCTGTCCGCACTGGACGCGGTGCTGGCCGACACCGGTGCGGCCGCCCAAAGCGTCGCCGACGCCTGGTCGGCCGTGCGGGCGACGGGCGCGGCGACCTCACCGGCCGCGGCGCGGCTGCCGGCGCCTGATCCCGGTCGCGCCGCTGCCGCCGGGCCCACCGGTACGGAGCGCCTGCGGCTCTCCCTGGCCGCGCTGCCCTACGTACGGGACCACTGCGTGTACCTCCAGCCCGACGGCTGGCCCGAGGACTCCGACCGGTTCCCCGTCGTGCCCATGACCACCATGCTGGAGCTGGCGGCGGAGGCCGCGCTGCGGCACGCCCCGCCCGGTCTCCACGTCGTCGGCTACGAGGACGTACGGGCGCTGCGCTGGCTGGCCGTGGAGCCGGCCGTCGACATCGAGGTCGCCGTCCGCGGCGACGGGCCCGGCCGGGCCCGCGTCACGCTCGGCGCGTACGCCTCGGTGGTCGTGCTGCTCGGCGAGCGGTACGGACGGCCGCCCGCGCCCGACACCACCCCCCTGCGCGATCCGCGGCCGGCCCCGGTCAGCGCCGAGGCCCTCTACCGCGACCGGTGGATGTTCCACGGCCCGCGCTTCGCCGCCGTGCACGAGGTGCGGACCGTCGCCTCGGACGGCATCGAAGGGGTGCTGCGGGCCCTGCCCGACCCCGGCGCGCTGCTCGACGCCGCCGGGCAGCTCTTCGGCCACTGGATGCAACTGCGGCTTCCCGTGGACCGGTTGGTGTTCCCGGCCACCGTGGACCGCATCCGCTTCTGCGGCCCCCCGCCCGCCCCGCAGGAGCTGGTCGCCGCCACGGCCCGGATCCGCGACGTGCGCGACACCACCGTGCGCGGCGACCTCGAACTGCGCCTGGCCGGCGGCGGGGTGTGGGCCCGGATCGAGGGGTGGACGTACCGCAGGTTCGGCGCCGACGAGCGGGTCTGGCCGATGAAGTTCACCCCGGAGGTGTGCGGCATCGGCGAACCCCGGCCCGAGGGCTGGTGCCTGGCCCGGCGCCGCTGGACCGATCCCGCCTCCCAGGAGTTGGTGATGCGCCGCTACCTCGGCGCCGCCGAGCGCGCGGCGTACGAGCGGCTGTCGCCGCGCGCCCGGGCGCCCTGGCTGCTGGGCCGGATCGCCGCCAAGGACGCCCTGCGGCAGCTGCTGTGGGACGGCGGCGCCGGGCCGGTGTTCCCGGCGGAGGTGCCCATCGGCAACGACCCGGCCGGCCGGCCGCTCGCCGACGGACCGCTCACCCGGGGCCTGCGGCTGTCGATCGCCCACAAGGACCGGATCGCGGTCGCCCTCGCGCACCCCGGCCGCGCGGTCGGCATCGACGTGGAAGAGGTGACCGCCGACCCGGACGCGCTGGTCCGGATCGCCCTCGGCCCGCAGGAGGTCCGGCTCGCCGAGCGGCTGGCCGCCTGCGAGGGCACGGGTCTGCCGGCCGCCCTGACCGCCGTGTGGTGCGCCAAGGAGGCCGCCGCCAAGGCCGAGGGCAGCGGGCTCGGCGGCCGCCCGAGGGACTGGCGGGTGTCCGAGGACCCGGACTCCGGCGCACTGCTGGTGCGCTCCCCCGACGGGCACCCGCACCCGGTCCGCACCACCCTGCTCGCCACCGATCCGCATCCCCACGTCGTCGCCTGGACCGCTCGCGCGGCGGCGGCGCCGTCCCCCGTCCCCTTCCACCCCACGGAGACCCGTCATGGCACCTGA